A single Saccharolobus shibatae B12 DNA region contains:
- a CDS encoding RNA-guided endonuclease InsQ/TnpB family protein, with the protein MSIVTFRFRAFTDEQTLRALKTQLKLACEIYNTLRWADIYFYQKDGKGLTQTELRQLALDLRKQDEEYKQLYSQVVQEIANRFYEARQRFFQELARFPKEKKIHKWYSLVYPQSGWKILSAREIRTGSRKNKKKLLVLSLSHLGTFKVIVHRDFPLDKVKRVVVKLTKSERVYISFVVEDYVFQQAPKTSKVVAIDVGVEKLLTTSDGEYLPNFKFYEKALRKIKHLHKELSRKEFLSKNWFKAEVKLAKAYEHLANLKRDMYMKIGKYLSMNYDVVVMEDINVKQLVGKSLRKLRMRLHDVSFGELRDIIKYQIGKYGKKFLLVNPSNTSRTCARCGYVKEDLTLADRIFTCPKCGWIADRDYNASLNILRRSGWELPLVPVELHPLPALMYWQGGVMKQEASSFTVDPKSFYKNNSGKVLLIL; encoded by the coding sequence ATGTCCATCGTAACGTTTCGTTTTCGTGCCTTTACAGACGAGCAAACCTTGAGGGCGTTAAAAACCCAGTTGAAGTTAGCATGTGAGATATACAACACGTTACGATGGGCAGACATCTATTTCTACCAAAAAGATGGAAAAGGTCTAACACAAACGGAGTTAAGACAATTAGCCCTAGACTTGAGAAAACAAGACGAGGAGTACAAACAACTATATTCACAAGTGGTACAAGAAATAGCAAATCGTTTTTATGAAGCAAGACAGAGGTTCTTCCAAGAATTAGCACGTTTTCCTAAGGAAAAGAAAATCCACAAGTGGTATTCTCTTGTCTATCCTCAAAGTGGTTGGAAAATACTATCCGCCAGAGAAATAAGGACTGGAAGTAGAAAGAATAAAAAGAAACTGCTTGTGCTAAGCTTGTCTCACTTAGGCACCTTCAAGGTCATTGTCCATAGAGACTTTCCCTTGGACAAGGTGAAGAGGGTGGTAGTTAAGCTAACGAAGTCTGAAAGAGTATACATATCCTTTGTGGTGGAAGACTATGTGTTCCAGCAAGCTCCGAAAACAAGCAAGGTAGTGGCAATAGATGTTGGTGTAGAGAAGCTTCTAACAACTTCAGATGGTGAGTATTTACCCAACTTCAAGTTTTACGAGAAGGCACTCCGTAAGATTAAGCATTTGCATAAGGAATTGTCTAGGAAGGAGTTCCTTTCCAAGAATTGGTTTAAAGCCGAGGTTAAGTTAGCTAAGGCATATGAACATCTTGCTAATTTGAAGAGGGATATGTACATGAAGATAGGGAAGTATCTATCGATGAATTACGATGTTGTGGTAATGGAGGATATTAATGTTAAACAACTGGTTGGTAAGTCTCTCAGAAAGCTTAGGATGAGGTTACATGACGTATCGTTTGGTGAGCTAAGGGATATAATCAAATATCAGATAGGGAAGTATGGAAAGAAATTTTTGTTAGTTAATCCGTCAAACACGTCAAGGACGTGTGCTAGATGTGGATATGTGAAGGAAGATCTAACTTTAGCTGACCGTATCTTTACTTGTCCTAAGTGCGGTTGGATAGCTGACCGTGACTATAATGCTTCTCTAAATATCTTACGTAGGTCGGGGTGGGAGCTGCCCTTAGTGCCTGTGGAGCTTCACCCTCTACCAGCACTGATGTACTGGCAAGGTGGAGTTATGAAGCAGGAAGCTTCCTCCTTCACGGTAGACCCAAAATCATTTTACAAAAATAATTCCGGTAAGGTACTATTAATTTTATAG
- a CDS encoding dCTP deaminase gives MILSHQSIKKLLGKVIMNYVEENVRENGYDLRICGEKYYVVEEGAQLPSKKAKIREIEFRESAKLDPFKTYLFESCEEFSVPDDLAILITLKSTLARNGFLAPPTVIDAGYKGKVALAITPVYNSSMAKGIATHHLILMKLDEKTEKPYNGKYQGGVVI, from the coding sequence ATGATACTCTCTCACCAGTCAATTAAAAAGCTGTTAGGCAAAGTGATAATGAATTACGTTGAAGAGAATGTAAGGGAGAACGGTTATGATTTAAGAATATGCGGTGAAAAGTATTATGTAGTTGAGGAAGGTGCCCAATTGCCTAGTAAAAAGGCTAAAATTAGGGAGATTGAATTTAGAGAATCTGCTAAATTAGACCCCTTTAAGACTTATTTGTTTGAATCGTGTGAGGAATTTAGCGTTCCTGATGATTTGGCAATACTGATAACGTTAAAGAGCACTCTAGCTAGGAATGGTTTCCTAGCACCTCCAACTGTAATTGATGCAGGTTACAAGGGTAAGGTTGCATTAGCGATTACCCCAGTTTATAACTCATCTATGGCTAAAGGAATTGCAACGCATCACTTAATACTTATGAAACTGGACGAGAAAACTGAAAAACCCTATAACGGCAAGTATCAAGGTGGGGTGGTGATCTGA
- a CDS encoding ISH3 family transposase has translation MITPCLPHQNNIQQIGYKLLSMLDFQGKKAENVEKTLVSACLWNDSIENKSSAYNVSPQTVRNYAEEQGVEVVEKLLEQVRKISLETLKGEKEIDISIDWTTKTWYGKPVEGLGSSEKGNSWNYTVTTKHDGKVLLLAFVTQVNGMTKDDIVKVLVEQVVAMGFKIRLIVLDAGFYTVDVLNFISQFNYIIGVPVGDVKVYEEFDGEYMTNSKRHKKDEQVKFRLLVYSREKMKRKKEKVVYFARATNLNLPKKEVLKLYNKVRSPIETSYRNIKAFLPFTSSTKFVFRMLIFVLMVFYSLYTVFKSVVGREEFRSLLVLLFPEDLLNLENSLVNLLKTLINTIDLFLRR, from the coding sequence GTGATAACACCTTGTCTTCCCCACCAAAATAACATTCAACAAATAGGATATAAATTACTTTCCATGTTAGACTTCCAAGGGAAAAAGGCAGAGAACGTAGAAAAAACGCTAGTCTCCGCGTGTTTATGGAACGACTCCATAGAAAACAAGTCAAGCGCATACAACGTATCACCACAAACCGTGAGGAACTACGCGGAGGAGCAAGGTGTAGAAGTAGTTGAGAAACTCTTGGAACAAGTGAGGAAAATATCCTTGGAGACGCTAAAGGGAGAAAAGGAAATAGACATTTCAATAGACTGGACCACCAAAACCTGGTATGGGAAACCGGTGGAAGGACTCGGAAGCTCGGAAAAGGGAAACTCATGGAACTACACTGTGACGACTAAACATGATGGGAAAGTACTCCTACTGGCTTTCGTCACACAAGTGAACGGGATGACTAAGGATGATATCGTGAAGGTCCTCGTGGAGCAAGTTGTTGCAATGGGATTCAAGATAAGGTTAATAGTTCTTGATGCGGGTTTCTACACAGTTGATGTGCTCAACTTCATTTCGCAGTTCAATTATATAATTGGTGTCCCCGTTGGGGACGTGAAGGTCTATGAGGAGTTTGATGGGGAGTACATGACAAATAGTAAGAGGCATAAGAAGGACGAGCAGGTTAAGTTCAGGCTTCTGGTCTATAGTAGGGAGAAAATGAAGAGGAAAAAGGAGAAGGTTGTTTACTTCGCTAGGGCGACTAATCTTAACCTACCGAAGAAGGAGGTGTTGAAGTTGTATAATAAGGTAAGGAGTCCCATAGAGACCTCTTACAGGAACATCAAGGCTTTCCTTCCCTTCACCAGTTCCACTAAGTTCGTCTTCCGCATGTTGATCTTCGTATTGATGGTTTTTTACTCCTTGTACACCGTATTTAAGAGTGTGGTGGGAAGGGAAGAGTTCAGATCACTACTTGTCCTCTTGTTCCCTGAAGATTTACTAAATTTGGAAAATTCTCTAGTTAATTTGTTAAAAACACTTATTAATACTATAGATTTATTTTTAAGGAGGTGA
- a CDS encoding xanthine dehydrogenase family protein molybdopterin-binding subunit, with the protein MIKEDLPKITGKGTYIDDINPKNLVYLGVVRSQVARGIIKSVSRPESALLSLTWEDVKTYMPVPVPPNIAKSSKIIRMPVLADGRVNFVGQPVLAFVVNGRYEIEDVVEEVSIDYEELEPVVDVEKAMNSNEEIHPGVKKNISVDLLLEGGELSAKSRADVVVSRKIKQNRIVSNPMEPKGVIAHWDGEYLNVYGSFQSAFRIRNDLREALNISPEKIKVISAPNVGGGFGNKVPSYPEYILAAIASMKLNRPVKWIETRYEHLKNPTIGRGVLSDIKLYATRQGEILGIEGYVAVDLGAYNYTINPTTPSFIASLLTGPYKMKFASIRALGVFTNQPPTGPYRGAGRPEAALIHETLVEDLAEELGMDPVEIRRKNLIGDNGYITPLGVRIDPAGYNEVLDTAEKYYRKAKEIYKDKGISIVVFTDIVRLSPGEGARVRIEKGKVKIIVGTGPHGQAYSDTFSKLASEVLGISQDVIEVITNTTEGLKEGVGSFGSRGGTIGGSAVIEACRQLLNKINMPIDKALKELNGVEVEVFYRSDDIFSPGAHVAVVDVDKETGFVKILDYYAVDDVGRALLKEEVEGQIIGGVLQGVSQVLLEHAPYDDNGNPLFSSIADAGVPTAVEANYNVKVDEVEFPSALPAKSRGVGEAGTTGGLPAVFIALEKVTKMKFEKTPIYPWDIMG; encoded by the coding sequence ATGATAAAGGAGGATCTTCCTAAAATAACGGGCAAAGGTACTTATATTGATGATATAAATCCGAAAAATTTAGTTTACCTTGGCGTAGTTAGATCACAGGTGGCAAGGGGAATAATAAAGAGCGTGTCAAGACCGGAAAGTGCCCTCTTATCCTTAACGTGGGAGGATGTAAAAACATACATGCCGGTTCCAGTTCCACCTAACATCGCTAAATCATCCAAGATTATCAGAATGCCAGTCTTAGCTGATGGTAGGGTTAACTTTGTAGGGCAACCAGTCCTAGCATTTGTAGTTAATGGTAGGTATGAGATTGAAGACGTTGTTGAAGAGGTCTCAATTGATTATGAGGAATTGGAACCAGTAGTTGACGTGGAAAAGGCTATGAACAGTAACGAAGAGATACATCCCGGTGTAAAGAAGAACATTTCAGTGGATTTATTGTTAGAAGGTGGGGAGTTATCAGCTAAGAGTAGGGCTGATGTCGTTGTAAGTAGGAAGATCAAGCAGAATAGGATTGTGTCAAATCCCATGGAACCTAAAGGAGTTATTGCACACTGGGATGGTGAATATCTGAACGTTTATGGTTCCTTTCAATCTGCCTTTAGAATAAGGAATGACCTTAGAGAAGCTTTGAATATCTCCCCAGAAAAGATAAAGGTTATCTCTGCCCCTAATGTTGGAGGTGGGTTTGGAAATAAGGTACCATCATATCCAGAATACATCTTAGCCGCAATAGCGTCTATGAAGTTAAACAGACCAGTGAAGTGGATTGAAACAAGGTATGAGCATTTAAAAAACCCAACCATTGGTAGGGGAGTATTATCAGATATTAAGTTATACGCAACAAGGCAAGGTGAAATATTAGGAATAGAAGGTTATGTTGCAGTAGATTTAGGTGCTTACAATTACACAATTAACCCCACAACACCAAGCTTTATAGCTAGTTTATTAACCGGTCCTTATAAGATGAAGTTCGCCTCCATTAGAGCTTTAGGAGTTTTCACAAACCAACCACCAACTGGACCTTATAGGGGTGCTGGTAGACCAGAGGCGGCACTAATCCATGAGACCCTTGTTGAGGATTTGGCTGAGGAATTGGGAATGGATCCAGTTGAGATTAGGAGGAAAAATCTGATCGGTGATAATGGTTATATTACACCTCTCGGCGTTAGAATTGATCCTGCCGGTTATAATGAGGTTTTGGATACTGCCGAGAAGTACTATAGGAAGGCTAAGGAGATTTACAAGGACAAAGGGATTTCAATAGTAGTGTTTACCGACATTGTGAGATTATCACCGGGGGAGGGTGCTAGGGTTAGGATAGAGAAAGGTAAGGTAAAGATAATTGTGGGAACAGGTCCTCACGGTCAAGCCTATTCTGATACGTTCTCTAAATTAGCGTCTGAAGTTTTGGGAATATCACAAGATGTAATTGAGGTCATCACAAATACAACTGAAGGCCTAAAGGAGGGAGTTGGTAGCTTTGGTTCTAGGGGCGGTACTATTGGAGGTTCTGCAGTGATTGAAGCGTGTAGACAGTTGTTGAATAAGATTAATATGCCAATTGATAAGGCATTAAAAGAGTTAAATGGAGTTGAGGTAGAGGTATTCTACAGATCAGACGATATATTTTCACCAGGGGCACATGTGGCAGTAGTTGATGTGGATAAGGAGACTGGTTTCGTTAAGATCTTAGATTATTACGCGGTCGACGATGTCGGTAGGGCTCTACTAAAGGAAGAAGTAGAGGGTCAAATAATTGGTGGAGTATTGCAAGGAGTGTCGCAAGTATTATTGGAGCATGCACCTTATGATGATAACGGTAATCCACTATTCTCTTCAATAGCTGATGCTGGAGTTCCAACTGCAGTTGAGGCCAACTATAACGTTAAAGTTGATGAGGTTGAATTTCCATCAGCCTTACCAGCTAAGAGTAGGGGAGTCGGTGAAGCTGGAACTACTGGTGGTCTACCTGCTGTCTTCATTGCTCTAGAAAAGGTTACAAAAATGAAGTTCGAGAAGACACCAATTTACCCCTGGGATATTATGGGTTAA
- a CDS encoding MFS transporter, producing the protein MSSPFRYPQFTKFTIFSVFAGFSFIQNELTTYWLFLLLFRQEITLFGLGVIARPLVRVFVSYFMGYISDKYDRAKLFYITRGISSVLLFPLTLAFIYHSIPLIFGIYYIRTIIVELSNNVGYVAYYAVVPEQVRAKAIFYIRIISMASRVASGAVWFLIYQAIDAYDLFLTAILGLIGLAMLKGFNIGGGSERVKLSTAINFFRKDERVRGIILLYSVTDGLTYSINYLLPLLILVYHGSEEIYSLSQTALYGVLVIASFIMTKMKDPVKIASTYILSGFLFYLVLLYPSPYVLLVSVLLDGFGSGIIENYVMATIKQSVGDEFLGSVLGLDVLVTSSVEILVILLAQYLITINVLYYIILGIAGMAFVLILWLLHPKLREVKL; encoded by the coding sequence ATGTCATCCCCTTTTCGCTATCCACAATTCACCAAGTTTACTATCTTTAGCGTATTCGCAGGGTTCTCTTTTATACAAAACGAGTTAACCACCTATTGGCTCTTCCTTTTACTATTCCGTCAAGAGATAACGTTGTTTGGATTAGGAGTGATAGCTAGACCTTTAGTGAGAGTTTTCGTCTCTTACTTCATGGGTTACATTTCCGATAAATACGATAGGGCTAAACTATTTTACATAACTAGGGGTATATCTTCAGTATTACTCTTCCCCTTAACCTTAGCCTTCATTTACCATTCTATACCTTTAATTTTCGGAATTTACTACATTAGGACAATAATTGTTGAGTTATCCAATAACGTTGGTTACGTTGCCTATTACGCTGTAGTTCCAGAACAAGTTAGGGCAAAGGCAATATTCTATATAAGGATAATATCGATGGCCTCCAGAGTAGCTTCTGGTGCTGTTTGGTTTTTAATATACCAAGCAATTGATGCTTATGACTTATTCCTAACTGCAATATTGGGCCTCATTGGATTAGCTATGTTGAAGGGGTTTAACATAGGAGGTGGGAGTGAGAGAGTTAAACTAAGTACAGCAATAAATTTCTTCAGAAAGGATGAGAGAGTTAGGGGTATAATACTCTTATATTCAGTAACCGACGGACTAACTTACTCTATAAATTACCTCTTACCCTTGTTAATTCTAGTATATCACGGTTCTGAGGAAATATATAGTCTCTCACAAACAGCCCTATATGGTGTATTAGTTATCGCTAGCTTTATAATGACTAAGATGAAGGATCCCGTCAAGATAGCATCTACCTATATTCTGAGCGGTTTCTTGTTTTACCTAGTTTTACTCTACCCTTCACCATACGTTTTGCTAGTATCAGTATTACTCGATGGGTTTGGGAGTGGAATTATTGAGAATTACGTAATGGCTACGATAAAGCAGAGCGTTGGTGATGAGTTCTTGGGAAGTGTGTTGGGATTAGACGTTTTAGTTACAAGCTCAGTTGAGATACTCGTTATACTCTTAGCCCAATACTTGATAACCATTAACGTATTGTACTACATCATTTTAGGCATTGCGGGAATGGCATTTGTCTTAATCTTATGGTTATTACATCCTAAGCTTAGGGAGGTAAAGTTATAA